From the genome of Bacteroidota bacterium, one region includes:
- a CDS encoding S46 family peptidase — translation MMLKQLFFLVFTTISIFSQYAGINLDTVKAGKWDMGRMWTFEKPPVDYFDKTYNFRPSEEWLTKVRRAALRFGGGCTASFISEDGLIMTNHHCARNIIYKGQKEGEDFLRDGFYAGTDENERRIPDLSIEQLVYIEDVTEKINDALVTAKTDEERIAIKKAKSEELIDEATEKNPGLNFMVVPLYNGGRNSLYGYKKYDDVRLVFAPDLRTAKLGGDYDNFTFPRYGLDCMFFRAYENGKPIKTDDWFAWSEKGADEGEAVFVIGNPGSTSRLNTIAQMEFERDYLNLPVVEWLSELYKIIEQQVLNGNTENYKLIAELYSIGNGLKVYDGIYKGLNDQYLVARKKDFEKNFKAAVMANPALKEKYGHIWDEVAEGRERLKPIARELFGYNFNRRYSPELFRIASTLVTVAEGKKSNPDKFTVEKLDSIAATFFPASMNLETQERYLQVQVNLILRNLSGNKELMELLFAGKTGSEAKKQLLAGTKLMDKSYRDKLLKGSSDDILNSTDPVIKFILTAKKKLAEYGKINKEVLSRDQVNNSMLGEALFKVYGESIPPDATFTLRINDGVVKGYNYNGTVAPVKTTFYGVLDRYYSFGKKFPFNLPKIWENLPKEFDLSTPLNFITTNDIIGGNSGSPMINKEGKIVGLVFDGNVESLTADFIYTDEANRAIAVHSQGMVEAISDLYGAKKLAQEIVKGKR, via the coding sequence ATGATGTTAAAGCAGCTTTTCTTTCTCGTTTTTACCACCATTTCAATTTTCTCGCAGTATGCGGGCATCAACCTCGATACCGTAAAAGCCGGAAAATGGGATATGGGGAGGATGTGGACTTTTGAAAAACCGCCTGTCGACTACTTTGACAAAACCTACAATTTCCGACCGTCAGAGGAATGGTTAACAAAAGTAAGAAGAGCTGCACTTCGTTTCGGTGGAGGTTGCACTGCCTCCTTCATCTCCGAAGACGGTCTCATAATGACCAACCACCACTGCGCCAGAAATATCATCTACAAAGGTCAAAAGGAGGGTGAAGACTTCCTGAGAGACGGATTTTATGCCGGAACTGACGAAAACGAGAGAAGAATCCCCGATCTTTCCATCGAACAGCTCGTTTATATAGAGGATGTTACCGAAAAAATAAACGATGCCCTCGTTACCGCCAAAACAGACGAAGAAAGAATCGCCATCAAAAAAGCTAAATCGGAAGAACTCATCGATGAGGCTACTGAAAAGAATCCCGGACTCAATTTCATGGTCGTTCCCCTTTACAACGGAGGAAGGAACTCCCTTTACGGCTACAAAAAATATGATGATGTGCGGCTCGTTTTTGCTCCCGACCTCAGAACCGCAAAACTCGGCGGCGACTACGACAATTTCACCTTCCCGAGATACGGACTCGATTGCATGTTCTTCCGTGCCTACGAAAACGGCAAGCCGATAAAAACAGATGACTGGTTTGCGTGGAGTGAAAAAGGAGCAGATGAAGGCGAAGCTGTTTTTGTGATCGGAAATCCCGGCAGCACCTCCCGCCTCAACACCATTGCACAGATGGAGTTTGAGCGGGACTACCTCAATCTCCCTGTGGTTGAATGGCTGAGTGAACTCTACAAAATCATTGAACAGCAGGTGCTCAACGGAAACACAGAAAACTACAAACTTATCGCCGAACTTTATTCCATCGGCAACGGTCTGAAAGTTTACGACGGTATTTATAAAGGTCTGAACGACCAGTATCTCGTTGCCCGCAAGAAGGATTTTGAGAAGAATTTCAAAGCGGCAGTCATGGCGAATCCCGCTCTGAAAGAAAAATACGGGCACATCTGGGACGAAGTTGCCGAAGGACGCGAACGGCTGAAACCGATTGCAAGAGAGCTTTTTGGATATAACTTCAACCGCAGATATTCACCCGAACTTTTCCGGATAGCTTCCACCCTGGTAACTGTTGCCGAAGGGAAAAAATCGAATCCTGACAAGTTCACAGTGGAAAAACTTGATTCCATCGCCGCTACATTTTTCCCTGCGTCCATGAATCTCGAAACGCAGGAACGCTACCTCCAGGTGCAGGTGAATCTCATTCTCCGCAATCTCTCAGGGAACAAGGAATTGATGGAGCTCCTCTTTGCGGGAAAAACGGGAAGTGAAGCGAAGAAACAACTGCTCGCCGGCACAAAACTTATGGACAAATCGTACAGAGATAAACTCCTTAAAGGTTCATCAGATGATATTTTGAACTCAACCGATCCTGTAATTAAATTCATCCTCACGGCTAAGAAAAAACTTGCCGAATACGGAAAGATCAACAAGGAAGTGTTGTCGCGCGATCAGGTAAACAACAGCATGCTCGGTGAAGCCCTTTTCAAAGTTTACGGAGAGTCGATTCCCCCCGATGCCACCTTTACACTCAGAATCAATGACGGTGTGGTAAAAGGGTACAATTACAACGGAACAGTTGCACCCGTAAAAACCACTTTTTATGGTGTTTTGGACAGATATTACTCATTCGGGAAGAAATTTCCATTTAACCTCCCAAAAATCTGGGAGAACCTGCCAAAAGAGTTTGATCTCTCGACACCACTTAATTTCATTACCACAAACGACATCATTGGCGGCAATTCAGGTTCACCGATGATCAATAAAGAAGGTAAAATCGTTGGACTCGTCTTCGACGGTAATGTGGAATCCCTCACCGCCGACTTCATCTACACCGACGAAGCCAACAGAGCCATCGCCGTCCACTCACAGGGCATGGTCGAAGCCATCTCAGACCTCTATGGGGCTAAAAAACTCGCACAGGAGATAGTGAAAGGGAAGAGGTAA
- a CDS encoding type II toxin-antitoxin system HicB family antitoxin, whose translation MPYKNYTATISLDEESKTFSGEVINIKDVITFQAESLTELEKAFHDSVDDYIEFCHSLNEEPENPTL comes from the coding sequence ATGCCTTACAAAAACTACACAGCCACCATATCGCTCGATGAAGAATCCAAAACATTCTCCGGCGAAGTGATCAACATTAAAGATGTGATAACTTTTCAAGCCGAATCCTTGACCGAACTGGAAAAAGCATTTCACGATTCAGTGGATGACTATATTGAATTCTGCCACTCCCTGAACGAAGAACCCGAAAACCCGACCTTATAA
- a CDS encoding putative DNA binding domain-containing protein: MLTIEEVKKLIEVMESDRIEWTTSTEEKKLGQAICAFSNDFSCRRLPGYILIGVNDHGKIANQTIDDRILQNLGAIRSDGNILPQPVIVVSDVYKFPEGDVVYIEVQPSEFPPVRYKGQCWIRVGPRKAVANETEEKLLIEKRISGAKNFDMQPNLESSIDDLDINAFKLVYQPIAVDQETIASNNRSIEQQLASLRFYDQKSGLPTNAGLLTLGYNTIFFFPGAYIQFLKYDGVEVSPSPRDQKFSGPLISLLKNLDDFIKTNIVMKKPVDDGTMRDEYYENYPYRALRELVLNAIMHRNYESNSPIYINEFDDRIEITNPGGLFGEVSPENFPDASSYRNPVISEVMRVLGYVNKYNFGIRFSNQLLEKNGNGLAEFVINDPRRFSVTIKKSKIWLES; this comes from the coding sequence ATGCTGACAATTGAAGAAGTCAAGAAATTAATTGAAGTAATGGAGTCCGACAGGATTGAGTGGACAACTTCAACCGAGGAGAAGAAACTCGGGCAGGCAATTTGTGCTTTCTCGAATGATTTTTCCTGCCGCAGATTACCCGGTTATATTCTGATTGGAGTTAATGACCATGGCAAAATAGCAAATCAGACGATAGACGATCGAATCCTGCAAAACCTTGGTGCTATCCGCTCTGATGGTAACATCCTTCCACAGCCCGTAATAGTTGTTAGTGATGTATATAAATTCCCCGAAGGAGATGTTGTATATATTGAGGTGCAACCTTCAGAATTCCCTCCGGTCAGATACAAAGGGCAATGTTGGATAAGAGTTGGTCCTCGCAAAGCGGTAGCTAACGAAACCGAAGAAAAATTACTCATAGAGAAACGAATATCCGGTGCCAAAAACTTTGACATGCAACCAAATCTGGAAAGCAGTATAGATGATCTGGATATAAATGCATTTAAATTGGTTTATCAGCCAATTGCTGTGGATCAGGAAACTATTGCATCAAATAACAGAAGTATCGAACAACAACTCGCATCGTTAAGATTCTATGACCAAAAGTCTGGATTGCCAACCAATGCAGGTCTTTTAACTCTCGGTTATAATACAATATTTTTCTTCCCCGGAGCCTATATACAATTTCTTAAGTACGATGGTGTGGAAGTATCTCCATCCCCGAGGGATCAAAAGTTCTCTGGGCCATTAATTTCCTTATTAAAAAATCTTGATGACTTTATAAAAACGAATATAGTCATGAAAAAGCCGGTTGATGACGGAACAATGAGGGATGAATATTATGAAAACTACCCCTACCGCGCATTGAGAGAACTGGTTCTTAATGCAATAATGCACAGAAATTATGAATCAAATTCCCCGATTTATATAAATGAATTTGATGACCGGATCGAAATTACGAATCCGGGCGGATTGTTTGGTGAAGTGTCACCCGAAAATTTCCCTGATGCAAGTTCATACAGAAATCCGGTAATTTCGGAAGTGATGCGTGTATTGGGATATGTGAATAAATATAATTTCGGCATTCGTTTCTCGAATCAACTACTTGAGAAAAACGGGAACGGGCTTGCTGAGTTTGTTATAAATGATCCCCGAAGGTTTTCAGTAACGATTAAGAAAAGTAAAATATGGCTCGAATCGTAA
- a CDS encoding AAA family ATPase, protein MARIVTFFNNKGGVGKTTLVYHTAWMMSELGYRVLVVDLDPQSNLTAAFLSSERMEEIYIGETSELTILHSLKPVIEGEPFISPHIEEISEKISLIPGDLALSAVEDNLSDAWTKCLNGDAYAFKVTSIFNSIIEDSVARINPDLVLVDIGPNLGALNRSVLIATDYIIIPVAPDLFSLQGLKNIGETLTKWRLEWGERATKNPKPTQIKSPARGMKASGYVILQHSARENRPVKAYLKWSQRIPDIYHSRVLKDSTQPASIEVDESCLGLLKHYHSLAPMAMEARKPMFLLKPADGAIGAHMTAVLKCYEDFKSLTESVLSACGEVEPKRE, encoded by the coding sequence ATGGCTCGAATCGTAACTTTCTTTAATAATAAAGGAGGAGTTGGTAAGACAACCCTGGTATATCATACTGCTTGGATGATGTCAGAACTTGGTTACAGGGTACTTGTTGTCGATTTAGACCCTCAGTCTAATCTTACGGCAGCTTTTTTATCCTCTGAAAGGATGGAAGAAATTTATATCGGTGAAACAAGTGAATTGACAATTCTGCACTCATTAAAGCCAGTAATCGAAGGTGAACCTTTCATATCCCCGCATATAGAGGAAATAAGTGAAAAAATATCTTTGATACCGGGAGATCTTGCACTTTCAGCAGTGGAGGATAATCTCAGTGATGCATGGACAAAGTGCTTAAACGGGGATGCTTATGCTTTTAAAGTTACATCAATTTTTAATTCGATAATTGAAGATTCTGTTGCAAGGATTAATCCGGATTTAGTATTGGTCGATATTGGCCCCAATCTTGGAGCATTGAACCGGAGTGTCCTTATTGCCACTGACTATATTATTATTCCGGTAGCCCCTGACCTCTTTTCACTTCAAGGTCTAAAAAATATTGGTGAAACTCTAACAAAATGGCGTTTGGAATGGGGTGAAAGAGCGACAAAAAATCCCAAACCTACTCAAATCAAGTCTCCTGCCAGAGGGATGAAAGCATCCGGTTATGTAATCCTTCAACATTCCGCAAGAGAGAACCGTCCTGTTAAAGCTTATCTGAAATGGTCTCAAAGAATACCCGATATTTATCATTCCAGAGTATTGAAGGACAGCACACAGCCCGCATCAATCGAAGTTGATGAAAGTTGTCTGGGACTCCTTAAGCATTATCACAGCCTGGCACCAATGGCTATGGAAGCGCGTAAACCCATGTTCCTGCTAAAGCCGGCAGATGGTGCCATTGGGGCGCATATGACAGCAGTACTGAAATGTTATGAGGACTTCAAATCACTAACAGAGAGTGTTTTAAGTGCGTGTGGGGAAGTCGAACCTAAACGAGAATAA